From the genome of Colletotrichum higginsianum IMI 349063 chromosome 4, whole genome shotgun sequence, one region includes:
- a CDS encoding Major facilitator superfamily transporter → MSAPAEGHKVAHNRNSSATERSNTDSVGTDTNPDDHGFSLEEQKRIMRRVDVRLVTTVGLLYCFSVIDRSNLPSAAVAGMINDLDLTGNRYSIVSLVFFTTYITFQPISVILSRTLGPRAYFTGITMLCGGIVIGMGFLTHWSQMVALRVVLGALDSGFFPSCVYLLSTWYTRYEVGKRFSVFYMIVCFASAFAGLLAFGLTRLDGTANLRGWTWIFVIEGIITCAIGVVGYFLLVGFPDAQKRTWRFLSAKETAWVISRVQADRGDAELPAFSVKKFLRGGADVKVWALSVIYFNNALVNFCLQKALSFFLPIILRDNMGFSTGQAQILTAPPYVFAAVVMYATGWLGDRYMLRGPIIVGDMLLSIVGTCLMGFHGDVAVRYLGVFLVTAGAVSAAPATMAYQANNIRGQWKRAFCSAFVVGISGLGGIAGSLVFRRDKPRYLPGLSTCLGCAVLNIVVVICMSFYFYYWNSKAERGEVELEASDVSGSQ, encoded by the exons ATGAGCGCACCCGCCGAAGGTCACAAGGTTGCGCACAACAGGAACAGCTCCGCCACAGAGCGCAGCAACACCGACAGCGTTGGAACCGACACGAACCCGGATGACCATGGGTTCTCGCTCGAGGAGCAGAAGAGGATCATGAGGCGCGTCGATGTGCGCCTCGTCACCACCGTCGGGCTCCTGTACTGCTTCTCCGTCATCGACCGCTCCAACCTCCCTtcggccgccgtggccggcaTGATCAACGACTTGGATCTGACTGGCAACCGATAT TCGATCGTGAGCCTGGTCTTCTTCACGACTTACATCACCTTCCAGCCAATCTCCGTCATCCTGTCTCGGACCCTCGGACCCCGCGCGTACTTCACAGGCATCACCATGCTCTGCGGAGGCATCGTCATCGGGATGGGGTTCCTGACGCATTGGAGCCAGATGGTTGCTCTGCGGGTCgttctcggcgccctcgactCGGGGTTCTTCCCCAGCTGCGTCTATCTCCTGAGCACCTGGTACACCCGTT ACGAGGTTGGGAAGAGGTTCTCCGTGTTCTACATGATTGTGTGCTTCGCTTCGGCATTCGCGGGCCTTTTGGCCTTTGGC CTCACTCGGCTTGACGGCACGGCAAACCTACGAGGCTGGACCTGGATCTTCGTCATAGAAGGCATCATCACATGCGCCATTGGCGTCGTGGGATACTTCCTCCTGGTGGGATTCCCGGACGCCCAGAAGCGGACGTGGAGGTTCCTCTCCGCGAAGGAGACCGCCTGGGTCATCTCGAGAGTGCAAGCAGACCGCGGAGACGCCGAGCTGCCGGCGTTCAGCGTCAAGAAGTTCCTGAGGGGGGGCGCCGACGTCAAGGTGTGGGCCCTGTCCGTCATCTACTTCAACAACGCCCTCGTCAACTTCT GCCTGCAAAAagccttgtccttcttcctccccatCATCCTCAGAGACAACATGGGCTTCAGCACGGGACAGGCCCAGATCctgacggcgccgccctacgtcttcgccgccgtcgtcatgtACGCCACGGGCTGGCTGGGGGACCGCTACATGCTCCGGGGCCCGATCATCGTCGGGGACATGCTCCTGTCCATCGTCGGCACGTGCCTCATGGGCTTccacggcgacgtcgccgtgcGCTACCTCGGCGTGTTCCTGGTCACCGCGGGCGCGGTCagcgccgcgccggcgaccaTGGCGTACCAGGCCAACAACATCCGCGGGCAGTGGAAGCGCGCCTTCTGCAGCGCCTTTGTGGTCGGCATCAGCGGGCTTGGCGGGATTGCCGGGTCCCTTGTCTTCAGGCGA GACAAGCCCCGTTACCTTCCGGGACTCAGCACGTGTTTGGGGTGTGCGGTCCTCAACATCGTCGTGGTCATCTGCATGAGCTTCTACTTCTACTACTGGAACTCCAAGGCCGagcgcggcgaggtcgagcttgAGGCATCGGATGTGAGTGGCTCCCAATGA
- a CDS encoding Protein rds1, with protein sequence MAPKSLLQHAGLLALASGAFAVPFVSKAQTTVTSEPTITASQVPHTNVTSHGPYTGPSPTTTGAISTSVLASAVPILPPPDDAYDYPADGKLHGDQPAPYTPSGGIGTNGSAPVYRVQSDFDYQSLALALYQEYIELDLFHWGLDTYSEADFAELGLNAEDRFLLQHMADQEIGHATVITNLLGPQAPRQCTYNYPVSNLREYIDFNQKLTRWGEAGVYGFLPHLNSGPAAQLLLQSITVEARQQMIFRQFEGLFPMPEWHTVGIPQSWAWTLLAPYISSCPAGQTRLIWQNFPALHILNQPNPYRINGADVWNETTGGWANTAATTNITAAESCVNATDPSQDCNAAISQNRTIPLSYPGRQVFFQWDTPGVPVGPNNSYITATNVVEPKFAAWVSQLNVTYSPLLNVSLESRTAYTIQPNVSTWEHDPAINSTMFVALTDADLYVTPHNLTMINPHVAALAVYQAG encoded by the coding sequence ATGGCGCCCAAAAGCCTTCTTCAGCACGCCGGGCTCCTCGCCTTGGCCTCCGGCGCGTTCGCCGTGCCcttcgtctccaaggccCAGACTACTGTCACCTCGGAGCCGACCATCACTGCTTCGCAGGTCCCTCACACGAACGTGACCTCCCACGGCCCTTACACCGGCCCTTCGCCGACCACCACGGGCGCTATCTCGACCAGCGTCCTGGCGTCCGCGGTGCCCATACTCCCTCCCCCGGACGACGCCTACGACTACCCCGCGGACGGCAAGCTCCACGGGGATCAGCCGGCGCCGTACACCCCCtccggcggcatcggcaccAACGGCTCCGCCCCCGTCTACCGCGTCCAGAGCGACTTCGACTACCAgtccctcgccctcgccctctaCCAGGAGTacatcgagctcgacctgTTCCACTGGGGCCTGGACACCTACTCCGAGGCGGACTTTGCGGAGCTCGGCCTGAACGCCGAGGACcgcttcctcctccagcacATGGCCGACCAGGAGATCGGCCACGCCACCGTCATCACCAACCTGCTCGGCCCCCAGGCCCCGCGCCAGTGCACCTACAACTACCCCGTCTCCAACCTCCGCGAGTACATCGACTTCAACCAGAAGCTCACCCGCTggggcgaggccggcgtctacggcttcctcccccacctcaactccggccccgccgcccagctcctGCTGCAGAGCATCACCGTCGAGGCCCGCCAGCAGATGATCTTCCGCCAGTTCGAGGGCCTCTTCCCCATGCCCGAGTGGCACACCGTCGGCATCCCCCAGTCCTGGGCCTGGACGCTTCTGGCGCCTTACATCTCCAGCTGCCCGGCCGGCCAGACCCGCCTCATCTGGCAGAACTTCCCCGCCCTGCACATCCTGAACCAGCCGAACCCGTACCGCatcaacggcgccgacgtctgGAACGAGACCACCGGCGGCTGGGCCAACACGGCGGCCACGACCaacatcaccgccgccgagtcctGCGTCAACGCCACCGACCCGTCCCAGGACTgcaacgccgccatctcccaGAACCGCACGATCCCGCTGTCCTACCCGGGCCGCCAGGTCTTCTTCCAGTGGGACACCCCCGGCGTGCCCGTCGGCCCCAACAACAGCTACATCACGGCGACCAACGTGGTCGAGCCCAAGTTCGCCGCCTGGGTCTCCCAGCTGAACGTCACCTACTCGCCGTTGCTGAACGTCAGCCTCGAGTCCCGCACCGCCTACACCATCCAGCCCAACGTCTCCACCTGGGAGCACGACCCGGCCATCAACTCCACCATGTTCGTGGCCCTCACCGACGCGGACCTCTACGTCACGCCGCACAACCTGACCATGATCAATCCTCACGttgccgccctggccgtGTACCAGGCCGGTTGA
- a CDS encoding putative Alpha methylacyl-CoA racemase — MPFLSVIQPTSLFHEASHFELVKLSKPTTPLDHGISSLTELSHHRPIPRRGADKIWYLLEDIVDWVVGIVMSDMAETTQRAGGLSRHAANGISPPNGIVGHLVRLTNNPRDGSYPGTHSPAAKLHAGAVRKVDPWRPGDLRRRECPRRAQGRAPAPPPPRVPGSVNVEGAYALLEPGVSLLPRRARLPREAQPARAFFGSPCLWAKAPSSATPYGDHWGMHCGMEVVLPKGKLVRASMGGEHMIKICYRS, encoded by the exons ATGCCGTTCTTGTCCGTGATTCAACCCACAAGCTTGTTCCACGAAGCTAGCCACTTCGAGTTAGTAAAACTCTCCAAGCCTACAACTCCTCTCGATCATGGTATCTCCAGCCTAACTGAGCTAAGCCACCACCGTCCCATCCCCCGCCGTGGCGCAGACAAGATTTGGTATTTACTAGAAGACATTGTCGACTGGGTAGTCGGTATTGTCATGTCAGACATGGCTGAGACCACCCAGAGAGCCGGAGGTCTCTCACGACACGCGGCGAATGGAATCTCTCCTCCAAACGGGATTGT AGGCCACTTGGTCAGACTCACCAACAACCCTCGCGATGGCTCCTATCCCGGAACCCATAGTCCTGCCGCCAAACTTCACGCCGGAGCTGTTCGAAAGGTTGATCCTTGGCGCCCAGGAGATCTGCGGCGCCGAGAATGTCCGCGTCGTGCCCAAGGGCgggccccggcgccgccgcccccgcgcGTGCccggctcc GTCAACGTCGAGGGCGCCTACGCGCTGCTCGAGCCTGGCGTGAGCTTGCTTCCGCGACGTGCACGACTACCTCGAGAGGCACAACCTGCGCGAGCATTTTTTGGCTCTCCGTGCCTGTGGGCCAAGGCTCCGTCCTCTGCAACGCCGTACGGCGACCACTGGGGCATGCACTGCGGCATGGAAGTCGTGCTGCCTAAAGGCAAGCTCGTGCGCGCCAGCATGGGTGGCGAGCACATGATTAAAATCTGCTACAGAAGTTAG
- a CDS encoding Phosphotransferase, with translation MATAVTRRATSRVTFESAEQVRKWGRSWRLRREVEAMAYVRRKTSIPVPAIIDVCLDDDPEKEDCWFVMERLPGCQLGTAWPEMDDKARSETIRQLRSYLDELHQLRHSDPGFIGSVSGGPSYDHRLTNMRTCGPFASVAEFHDFLVAPRPGLPTPRMVRQVSKPVS, from the coding sequence ATGGCGACCGCTGTGACGAGACGGGCTACCAGCCGAGTCACCTTTGAAAGCGCTGAACAGGTCCGCAAATGGGGCCGCTCTTGGCGACTTCGCAGGGAGGTGGAGGCCATGGCCTATGTCCGGCGCAAGACCTCCATTCCCGTGCCAgccatcatcgacgtctGCTTAGACGATGACCCCGAGAAAGAAGATTGTTGGTTCGTCATGGAGCGTCTTCCGGGATGCCAGCTGGGCACCGCATGGCCCGAGATGGATGACAAGGCACGCTCGGAAACCATTCGCCAGCTCAGATCGTATCTGGACGAGCTCCATCAACTCCGCCATTCCGACCCTGGGTTCATCGGGTCCGTATCCGGGGGCCCGTCCTACGACCACCGACTGACCAACATGCGCACCTGTGGGCCGTTTGCTTCCGTCGCCGAGTTCCACGATTTTCTCGTCGCCCCCCGTCCGGGACTGCCCACGCCCCGAATGGTTCGCCAAGTATCGAAGCCAGTTTCCTGA